One window of the Peptacetobacter hiranonis genome contains the following:
- a CDS encoding MFS transporter, giving the protein MENTQTQEKKLYSSVFILYLNYFIHGIGCSILGQQVIKESLAMQWNSSVDSVTMIAAALGLGRLITLPFSGPISDKLGRRICSLIGVASYAIFFIGLAFSPNVQVAYIVAILGGVANSFLDTGVIPACVEILAPKSGLATMLTKLFISAAQLLLPITLGLFATNNISYSTFMIGCAVALVVIGLLVTRIKLPETKVEKGEKAPGLMENIKHTKFTKESLALIAIGFTCTATFQLWLNCAQTFGTEVAGMRDAGQMQVWYSAGTIVAIILTSILVNKIKEVRFLFLYPLISLAMLVAVLMIKTPAICMIGSFVIGYSAAGGVLQLATATVNDLFPKIKGTITSIIMIASSLSNYTILTAAGKIGATSGPEAVMMMNIVITAIGVLLALLVNMRFSKLEEAAREN; this is encoded by the coding sequence ATGGAAAATACTCAGACACAGGAAAAGAAATTATACTCAAGTGTATTTATACTGTATCTTAACTACTTTATACATGGTATAGGTTGTAGTATATTAGGACAGCAGGTTATAAAAGAATCATTAGCTATGCAGTGGAATTCATCAGTAGATTCAGTTACTATGATAGCTGCAGCATTAGGCCTTGGAAGACTTATAACACTTCCATTCTCAGGACCGATATCAGATAAATTAGGAAGAAGAATATGTTCTCTTATAGGTGTAGCATCTTATGCAATATTCTTTATAGGATTAGCATTTTCACCAAATGTTCAGGTTGCTTATATAGTAGCTATATTAGGTGGGGTAGCAAACTCATTCCTTGATACAGGGGTAATACCAGCATGTGTTGAAATACTTGCTCCAAAATCAGGACTTGCTACAATGCTTACAAAATTATTCATATCAGCAGCTCAGTTATTATTACCAATAACTCTTGGATTATTTGCAACAAACAATATATCTTACTCAACATTTATGATAGGTTGTGCAGTTGCTTTAGTAGTGATAGGTTTATTAGTTACTAGAATAAAGCTTCCAGAAACTAAGGTTGAAAAAGGGGAAAAAGCTCCTGGTCTTATGGAAAATATAAAACACACTAAATTTACAAAAGAAAGTTTAGCTTTAATAGCTATAGGATTTACATGTACAGCTACATTCCAGTTATGGTTAAACTGTGCTCAGACTTTTGGGACAGAAGTGGCGGGAATGCGGGATGCTGGACAGATGCAGGTATGGTACTCAGCAGGTACAATAGTTGCGATAATACTTACTTCAATACTTGTAAACAAAATAAAAGAAGTTAGATTCTTATTCTTATACCCATTAATATCTTTAGCGATGTTAGTGGCGGTATTAATGATAAAAACTCCAGCAATATGTATGATAGGATCATTTGTTATAGGTTATTCAGCAGCAGGTGGTGTTTTACAACTTGCAACAGCTACAGTAAATGATTTATTCCCTAAAATAAAAGGAACAATAACAAGTATAATAATGATAGCTTCATCATTATCAAACTATACTATATTAACAGCTGCTGGTAAAATAGGTGCAACAAGTGGACCAGAAGCAGTTATGATGATGAACATAGTTATAACAGCTATAGGTGTTTTACTTGCACTTCTAGTAAATATGAGATTTTCTAAATTAGAAGAAGCAGCTAGAGAAAATTAG
- the aroD gene encoding type I 3-dehydroquinate dehydratase gives MNTCKIRNIVLGEGTPKVCVPIVGKTKEEIIDSAKKINEVGADIVEFRVDWFDDIFDFGKTEEVLKELRETLGETPILFTFRTSKEGGEKAIEADKYVELNINAAKTGLVDAVDVEAFTGDEYVKAVVEAAHENGVKVVGSNHDFDKTPEKDDIVGRLRKMQELGVDVPKIAVMPQNKKDVITLLAATEEMYTNYADRPIITMSMAGTGAISRLSGEAFGSALTFGAVGKVSAPGQINVEDLKTVLNIVHASL, from the coding sequence ATGAATACTTGTAAAATAAGAAACATAGTATTAGGAGAAGGGACTCCTAAAGTATGTGTGCCGATAGTAGGAAAGACAAAAGAAGAAATAATAGATTCAGCTAAAAAAATAAATGAAGTTGGAGCAGATATAGTAGAGTTCAGGGTTGACTGGTTTGATGATATATTTGACTTTGGAAAAACAGAAGAAGTTTTAAAAGAACTTAGAGAAACTTTAGGAGAAACTCCAATATTATTCACTTTCAGAACTTCAAAAGAAGGTGGAGAAAAGGCAATAGAAGCAGATAAATATGTTGAATTAAATATAAATGCTGCAAAAACTGGATTAGTAGATGCAGTTGATGTTGAAGCATTTACAGGAGATGAATATGTTAAAGCTGTTGTAGAAGCAGCTCATGAAAATGGAGTAAAAGTAGTTGGATCAAACCACGATTTCGACAAAACTCCAGAAAAAGACGATATAGTAGGTAGATTAAGAAAAATGCAGGAATTAGGAGTAGATGTGCCTAAGATAGCGGTTATGCCTCAGAATAAAAAAGATGTGATAACTCTTCTTGCAGCAACTGAAGAAATGTACACTAACTACGCTGATAGACCTATAATAACAATGTCAATGGCAGGAACAGGAGCTATAAGTAGATTAAGTGGAGAGGCATTTGGATCAGCACTTACTTTCGGAGCTGTAGGTAAAGTATCTGCTCCAGGACAGATAAATGTTGAAGATTTAAAAACTGTTTTAAATATAGTACACGCTAGTTTATAA
- a CDS encoding TRAP transporter small permease: MAVKKIIPDRFEEVLLVLLLISMTLVLGVQIIARYVFQNSLTWSEELVRYLFIWSAFLGVPYCINKGTSLKVVQFIDYLPAKFKNIVLMIDRVLMVLFFALVFIFGFLVVKNSFLSGQRSPALGLPMYIVYLSVVVGSGLAIVRVIEKIVLCLKNKDERIKSDF, translated from the coding sequence ATGGCGGTGAAAAAGATAATACCGGATAGATTTGAAGAGGTTTTGCTGGTTTTACTTTTAATAAGTATGACCTTAGTGTTGGGGGTTCAAATTATAGCTAGATATGTATTCCAAAATTCACTAACATGGTCTGAGGAGTTAGTCAGATATTTATTTATATGGTCAGCTTTTTTAGGCGTACCTTATTGTATAAATAAAGGAACATCATTAAAAGTTGTACAGTTCATAGATTATTTACCAGCAAAATTTAAAAATATCGTATTAATGATAGATAGAGTCTTAATGGTTTTATTTTTTGCTTTGGTGTTTATTTTTGGATTTTTAGTTGTTAAAAACTCATTTTTAAGTGGGCAGAGAAGTCCAGCTTTAGGATTACCGATGTATATAGTCTATTTATCTGTAGTTGTAGGTTCTGGCTTAGCTATAGTTAGGGTAATTGAAAAAATTGTATTATGTTTAAAGAATAAAGATGAAAGAATAAAGTCGGATTTTTAG
- a CDS encoding TRAP transporter large permease, protein MAVGVLMFLFVLLLIAGLPVGAVLGSISILPNLANPWFPADAQYIIRSMINGVNSLPILAVPMFILSGNIMARGKISEKLFDFFAYFVSDKTAGLPIAVICTCLFYGAISGSGPATTAAVGAMTIPILARAGYKKEFSTALVAVAGGIGVIIPPSIPFIFYGQASGSSVSDLFKAGIIPGLLIGFALMVYSWMYCKKYGEDKEKLNEYRDSLKAMGFLNLVKDSFLALVCPIIVLGSIYSGIASPTEAAVISVFYALILSVCVYKTLKIKDVWDVLVESVKTYSTILFIIAAATAFSRVLIFLKVPEMMTDMITGSVSSKFVLLILINLLLLFVGMIMDTTPAILILTPILLPIVQSYGMDPIHFGIMMVVNLAIGFVTPPLGVNLFVASTITNIKMEEIIKSAIPFIIAFLVVLVLITFIPQLSLALL, encoded by the coding sequence ATGGCAGTAGGAGTTTTAATGTTTTTATTTGTACTTTTGCTAATTGCTGGGCTACCGGTTGGTGCAGTACTTGGTTCAATTAGTATATTGCCTAATTTAGCGAATCCTTGGTTTCCGGCAGATGCACAGTATATTATAAGATCTATGATAAATGGAGTTAATAGTTTACCTATTTTAGCGGTACCGATGTTTATATTGTCGGGAAATATTATGGCTAGAGGAAAGATTTCTGAGAAATTGTTTGATTTCTTTGCATATTTTGTATCAGATAAGACAGCAGGATTACCTATAGCAGTTATTTGTACTTGTTTGTTTTATGGAGCTATTTCAGGCTCTGGCCCTGCAACTACTGCAGCAGTAGGAGCTATGACAATTCCAATATTGGCAAGAGCGGGTTATAAGAAGGAATTCAGCACAGCGCTTGTTGCAGTTGCTGGAGGGATAGGTGTTATAATTCCACCCTCTATTCCGTTTATTTTCTATGGGCAGGCATCAGGTTCATCTGTGTCTGATTTGTTTAAGGCAGGTATAATTCCGGGGCTACTTATAGGATTTGCACTTATGGTTTATTCTTGGATGTACTGTAAGAAATATGGTGAAGATAAGGAAAAATTAAACGAGTATAGAGATAGTCTTAAAGCTATGGGATTTTTAAATTTAGTTAAGGATAGTTTTCTAGCTTTAGTATGTCCTATAATTGTTCTTGGTTCTATATATAGTGGGATAGCTTCTCCAACAGAGGCGGCAGTTATATCTGTGTTTTATGCACTTATACTTTCTGTTTGTGTGTATAAAACGCTTAAAATTAAAGATGTTTGGGATGTTTTAGTGGAGTCAGTGAAAACTTATTCTACTATATTATTTATAATAGCAGCTGCGACTGCTTTTTCTAGGGTATTGATTTTCTTAAAGGTACCTGAAATGATGACAGATATGATTACAGGTTCTGTGTCTAGTAAGTTTGTTCTTTTAATTTTGATAAATTTACTTTTATTATTTGTAGGTATGATTATGGATACTACACCTGCGATTTTAATTTTGACACCGATACTTTTACCAATAGTACAGAGCTACGGAATGGATCCAATTCACTTTGGTATTATGATGGTTGTCAACTTGGCGATAGGATTTGTAACTCCTCCACTTGGTGTAAATTTATTTGTTGCGAGTACAATAACAAATATAAAGATGGAAGAGATTATAAAGAGTGCAATTCCATTTATAATTGCATTCTTGGTGGTGCTAGTATTGATAACATTCATACCTCAGCTGAGTTTGGCTCTGCTATAG
- a CDS encoding TRAP transporter substrate-binding protein, translated as MKFLNRKTNLFAKKFKKLISLGVLSVLAFSMVGCSSLDTAERREKSARTGENITLYAACDSGADTVTAKFMRDFAKRVEEKSGGKIKVETYSDSQVGGDSEIFEACQGGNISFVFQATSPQVSFIPEAAVLDAPMAFDNIEIARKVLDGELFEKLKKYYSEKGVELLGIADQGFRETTSNKRIEKLSDFKGLKIRTMENPYHIKFWKALGANPTPMSYSEVYIGLQQGTIDAQENPLEAIIVPRFYEQQDYLVNTNHFIHPVTCIASSKVMDSLTEEEKKIVYEAAEESKIWARNTTDNQLDDRLEVIKESGTEIINLDKKTVDDMKKASEFVWTDIENNLGSDLIDTLRAEIEKYN; from the coding sequence GTGAAATTTTTGAACAGAAAGACGAATTTATTTGCTAAAAAGTTTAAAAAGTTAATATCTTTGGGAGTTTTATCTGTTTTAGCCTTTTCTATGGTAGGGTGTTCTTCGTTGGATACTGCAGAGAGAAGGGAAAAATCTGCTAGAACTGGAGAGAATATTACTCTTTATGCAGCTTGTGATTCTGGTGCAGATACTGTTACAGCAAAGTTTATGAGAGATTTTGCAAAGAGAGTAGAGGAGAAATCTGGTGGAAAGATAAAGGTAGAGACATATAGCGATTCACAGGTCGGAGGAGATAGTGAAATTTTTGAGGCTTGCCAAGGAGGAAATATAAGTTTTGTTTTTCAGGCAACTTCACCACAGGTTTCTTTTATTCCCGAAGCAGCTGTGTTAGATGCTCCTATGGCATTTGATAATATTGAGATTGCTAGAAAGGTTCTTGATGGAGAGCTTTTTGAAAAGTTGAAGAAGTATTATAGTGAGAAGGGGGTCGAGCTTCTTGGGATTGCAGATCAAGGATTTAGGGAGACTACTTCTAATAAGAGAATAGAGAAGTTGAGTGATTTTAAGGGATTAAAGATAAGAACTATGGAAAATCCATATCATATAAAATTTTGGAAAGCTTTGGGTGCAAATCCTACACCGATGTCTTATTCTGAGGTGTATATAGGACTTCAGCAAGGAACTATAGATGCTCAGGAAAATCCCCTTGAGGCTATAATTGTTCCAAGATTTTATGAGCAACAGGATTATCTTGTAAATACTAATCATTTTATACATCCTGTTACTTGTATTGCTTCGTCTAAGGTTATGGATTCTCTTACTGAAGAGGAGAAAAAAATTGTTTATGAGGCGGCTGAGGAGTCTAAGATATGGGCGAGAAATACTACAGATAATCAGCTTGATGATAGGCTTGAGGTTATAAAAGAAAGTGGTACCGAGATTATAAATCTTGATAAGAAAACAGTTGATGATATGAAAAAGGCAAGTGAGTTTGTTTGGACTGATATTGAAAATAATCTTGGAAGTGATTTGATAGATACACTTAGAGCAGAAATTGAAAAGTATAACTAG
- a CDS encoding arginase family protein, whose translation MKYKDRNLVLNFSNTYSKKVANCLEDTDWIDCSDISGTNMYCTDDAADEIKRRLEEYSPKGVHFIDSGNYHYMTEFFVEKLDCKFSLVLFDYHNDMQVPMLHSFTSCGDWAREVLEKNDNLEQLILIGPSQKNIDEIEGLAKDKFEKLVCISLRDLERHKAEEKLECVKDDVPLYVSIDKDVLSNYYARTNWNQGKMSIDLLERILKRFLIDNDIIGADVCGERNPYEPIPEFIEDRAINKKTNKLLYDILTKVIG comes from the coding sequence ATGAAGTATAAGGATAGAAATTTGGTTTTAAATTTTAGTAATACGTATTCTAAAAAGGTTGCTAATTGTTTAGAAGATACGGATTGGATAGATTGTTCTGATATATCTGGAACAAATATGTATTGTACAGATGATGCAGCTGATGAAATAAAAAGAAGATTAGAAGAATACAGTCCAAAAGGAGTACATTTTATTGATTCTGGGAATTATCATTATATGACAGAGTTTTTTGTAGAAAAGTTGGATTGTAAGTTTTCTCTTGTTCTTTTTGATTATCATAATGATATGCAGGTTCCGATGCTCCATAGTTTTACGAGTTGTGGGGATTGGGCGAGAGAAGTATTAGAGAAAAATGATAATTTAGAGCAGTTGATTTTGATAGGTCCAAGCCAAAAGAATATAGATGAAATAGAAGGATTGGCAAAGGATAAATTTGAAAAGCTAGTGTGTATAAGTCTTAGGGATTTAGAAAGGCATAAGGCGGAGGAAAAATTAGAGTGCGTAAAAGATGATGTTCCACTTTATGTTTCTATAGATAAGGATGTTTTGAGCAACTATTATGCTAGGACTAATTGGAATCAGGGAAAGATGTCTATAGATTTGTTAGAGAGAATATTAAAGAGATTTTTGATAGATAATGATATTATAGGAGCAGATGTTTGTGGTGAACGGAATCCATATGAGCCAATACCGGAGTTTATAGAAGATAGGGCAATTAATAAAAAAACTAATAAGTTGCTTTATGATATTTTGACTAAAGTTATTGGCTAG
- a CDS encoding precorrin-2 dehydrogenase/sirohydrochlorin ferrochelatase family protein — MFYPVNLNLDNMEIIIVGGGNVALRKCMNFLDFGKSVTVLAPEFDSRFLELGNKVDLINDIFKEEYIDKFDIVVAATDDKEVNEEIACICRKKSKLINVVDSRDLSDFTVSSYVKRGDLLIGISTGGKIPALSAKIRRDLEEIYDESFAEYVDLLGELREKIIKKYEDKTERKEVLKALVKLDIEELKEIEKNI; from the coding sequence TTGTTTTATCCAGTAAATTTAAATTTAGATAATATGGAAATAATAATAGTTGGTGGCGGAAATGTAGCTTTAAGAAAGTGTATGAATTTTTTAGACTTTGGAAAAAGTGTTACTGTTTTAGCACCAGAATTTGATAGTAGATTTTTGGAACTTGGAAATAAGGTTGATTTGATAAATGATATTTTTAAAGAGGAATATATAGATAAGTTTGATATTGTTGTTGCAGCTACAGATGATAAAGAGGTTAATGAGGAGATTGCTTGTATATGTAGAAAAAAGTCTAAATTGATAAATGTAGTAGATAGCAGAGATTTATCTGATTTTACTGTTTCTTCTTATGTGAAAAGAGGAGATTTATTGATAGGAATATCTACTGGAGGAAAAATTCCAGCTTTATCTGCAAAAATTAGAAGAGATTTAGAAGAAATTTATGATGAGTCTTTTGCTGAGTATGTAGATTTATTGGGGGAACTGAGAGAAAAAATTATAAAAAAATATGAAGATAAAACAGAAAGAAAAGAAGTGCTAAAAGCGTTGGTAAAACTAGATATAGAAGAATTAAAAGAAATCGAAAAAAATATATAA
- a CDS encoding redoxin domain-containing protein gives MQFNLDMSIPLITVFLQGVLSFTSPCILPLIPLYLGYLSGGINQEDGSYNKKKLIINTIFFTLGISLSFFIMGLGVSALKEFFAEYGGIISKIGGVIMILFGLYQLGIFKRSNLLESEHKLPFKMDKIALSPITAIIFGFTFSFAWTPCIGPVLTSVLIMAGSAETRIKGFMLIGVYSAGFIIPFLLLGIFTTQLMNLIKKYKNIVKYTVKIGAFLMIVMGLFVFSGKLSYMPNNTNNSSSSTEYSTGKDATNSDSEENDKSNGTASSNKSEENKTPAIDFELKDQYGKTHKLSDYKGKVVFLNFWATWCPPCKMEMPDIQKIYEKYEKQGEKSEVVVLSVAAPNTQDEKDIDGIKAFLEENGYTYPVLMDDGGYTFGAYRISSLPTTFMIDKEGNVFGYVQGGLTQEAMESIIEQTITGKRKQ, from the coding sequence ATGCAGTTTAATTTAGATATGAGTATACCGCTAATTACGGTATTTTTACAGGGTGTACTAAGTTTTACATCTCCTTGTATACTACCACTTATTCCACTTTATTTAGGATATTTATCAGGTGGAATTAATCAAGAGGATGGAAGTTATAATAAAAAGAAACTAATTATAAACACAATATTCTTTACATTGGGGATAAGTTTATCATTCTTCATAATGGGGCTAGGAGTATCTGCGCTTAAAGAATTCTTTGCTGAATACGGAGGAATAATATCGAAAATTGGTGGAGTAATAATGATATTATTTGGGCTTTATCAGCTTGGAATATTCAAAAGATCTAATTTATTAGAAAGTGAACACAAACTTCCTTTTAAAATGGATAAAATAGCATTATCACCGATAACTGCTATAATCTTTGGATTTACATTTAGTTTTGCGTGGACACCATGCATAGGTCCAGTACTTACAAGTGTCTTAATAATGGCTGGAAGCGCTGAAACTCGGATTAAAGGATTTATGTTGATAGGTGTTTATAGTGCAGGGTTTATAATACCATTCCTATTATTAGGAATTTTCACTACACAACTTATGAATTTAATAAAAAAATATAAAAATATAGTGAAATATACTGTTAAAATAGGAGCCTTTCTTATGATAGTAATGGGGTTATTTGTTTTTAGTGGAAAATTATCATATATGCCAAATAATACAAATAATTCTAGTAGCTCTACAGAATACTCTACAGGAAAAGATGCAACTAATTCAGACAGTGAAGAAAACGACAAGTCAAATGGTACTGCATCGTCAAATAAATCAGAAGAAAATAAAACTCCTGCAATAGACTTTGAATTAAAGGATCAATACGGGAAAACACACAAACTATCAGATTATAAAGGAAAGGTTGTATTTTTAAACTTCTGGGCAACATGGTGTCCTCCTTGTAAAATGGAAATGCCTGACATACAAAAAATTTATGAAAAATACGAAAAACAGGGAGAAAAATCAGAGGTAGTTGTGCTATCTGTTGCAGCTCCAAACACACAGGATGAAAAAGACATCGACGGAATAAAAGCATTCTTAGAAGAAAATGGATACACATATCCTGTATTAATGGATGATGGAGGTTACACATTTGGTGCGTATAGAATATCATCGCTTCCAACTACATTTATGATAGACAAAGAAGGAAATGTATTTGGATATGTTCAAGGTGGACTTACTCAAGAAGCTATGGAGAGCATAATAGAGCAGACTATTACAGGAAAAAGAAAACAATAA
- the uvrB gene encoding excinuclease ABC subunit UvrB, with the protein MDKFKIHSKFKPTGDQPEAIKTISDAIKRNEKFSTLLGVTGSGKTFTMANIIENVNKPTLILAHNKTLAAQLYGEFKEFFPENAVEYFVSYYDYYQPEAYVASSDTYIEKDASINDEIDKLRHSATAALLERRDVIIISSVSCIYGLGDPKDYKEMMLSLRPGDEKDRDDVIKRLIEIQYERNDINFTRGTFRVRGDVLEIFPAGDDEKAIRVEFFGDEIDRITEIDYITGKIVGTRSHVAIFPASHYVTTPERIEEAIKRIEAELEERIQYFKERDMLLEAQRIEQRTNYDIEMLKEIGFCQGIENYSRHLTGRGEGEKPYTLMDFFPEDFLMIVDESHVTIPQVRGMYAGDRSRKGSLIDNGFRLPSAYDNRPLNFEEFEENINQIVFTTATPGPYEIQHSTTFAEQIIRPTGLLDPEIDVRPIENQIDNLVHEIYSVIEKGERVLVTTLTKKMSEDLTDYLKEIGIKVKYLHSDIATLERTEIIRDLRMGKFDVLIGINLLREGLDIPEVSLIAILDADKEGFLRSETSLIQTIGRAARNEHGRVIMYADKITDSMRNAIDETKRRREIQDAYNKEHGIIPKTVKKDIRAAIEATQAAEEEVVYGIKETDDIDELKANVAKLTEEMMEAAKNLQFERAAELRDKLKELEEKIAKKEK; encoded by the coding sequence ATGGATAAATTTAAAATACATTCAAAATTCAAGCCAACAGGTGACCAGCCTGAAGCCATAAAGACGATATCAGATGCCATAAAAAGAAACGAAAAATTCTCGACACTACTTGGAGTAACTGGTTCGGGAAAAACATTCACTATGGCAAATATAATAGAAAATGTAAACAAACCAACACTTATACTAGCTCACAACAAAACACTTGCTGCACAGCTTTACGGGGAATTTAAAGAATTCTTCCCTGAAAATGCGGTAGAATATTTCGTATCATACTACGATTACTACCAGCCAGAAGCCTATGTAGCGAGCAGTGACACATATATAGAAAAAGATGCAAGTATAAACGACGAAATAGACAAACTTAGACACTCTGCAACTGCTGCATTATTAGAAAGAAGAGATGTAATAATAATATCATCTGTATCTTGCATATACGGTTTAGGGGATCCAAAAGACTACAAAGAAATGATGCTTTCACTTAGACCAGGTGATGAAAAAGACAGAGATGATGTAATAAAAAGATTAATAGAAATACAGTATGAAAGAAATGACATAAACTTCACTCGAGGAACGTTCAGAGTTAGAGGGGATGTACTAGAAATATTCCCAGCAGGAGACGATGAAAAAGCGATAAGAGTAGAATTCTTTGGAGATGAAATAGACAGAATAACTGAAATAGACTACATAACTGGGAAAATAGTCGGAACAAGAAGCCATGTTGCAATATTCCCGGCATCTCATTATGTAACAACTCCAGAAAGAATTGAAGAAGCGATAAAAAGAATAGAGGCGGAATTAGAAGAAAGAATTCAATATTTCAAAGAAAGGGATATGTTGCTTGAAGCACAGAGAATTGAGCAAAGAACAAACTACGACATAGAAATGCTAAAAGAAATAGGGTTCTGTCAGGGAATAGAAAACTATTCAAGACACTTAACAGGAAGAGGAGAAGGAGAAAAACCGTACACACTTATGGACTTCTTCCCAGAAGACTTCCTAATGATAGTAGACGAATCGCATGTTACAATTCCTCAGGTAAGGGGGATGTATGCAGGTGACCGCTCAAGAAAAGGATCGCTAATAGACAATGGATTTAGACTTCCATCAGCGTACGACAACAGACCTTTAAACTTTGAAGAATTTGAAGAAAACATAAACCAGATAGTATTTACAACAGCTACACCAGGACCTTACGAAATTCAGCACAGTACAACATTTGCTGAACAGATAATAAGACCTACAGGACTACTAGACCCTGAAATAGACGTAAGACCTATCGAAAACCAGATAGATAACCTAGTACATGAAATCTATTCTGTAATCGAAAAAGGAGAAAGAGTACTAGTAACTACACTAACTAAAAAAATGAGTGAGGACTTAACAGACTACCTAAAAGAAATTGGAATAAAAGTAAAATACCTACACTCAGACATAGCAACACTTGAAAGAACAGAAATCATAAGGGATTTAAGAATGGGTAAATTCGACGTACTTATAGGAATTAACCTACTGAGAGAAGGGTTGGATATCCCTGAGGTATCTCTAATAGCAATATTAGATGCAGATAAAGAAGGATTTTTACGTTCTGAAACTTCTCTAATACAGACAATAGGTCGTGCTGCCAGAAATGAACATGGACGAGTAATAATGTATGCAGACAAGATAACTGACTCTATGAGAAATGCAATAGATGAAACTAAAAGAAGAAGAGAAATTCAGGATGCGTACAACAAAGAGCATGGAATTATTCCAAAAACAGTTAAAAAAGATATACGAGCTGCAATCGAAGCTACTCAGGCTGCCGAAGAAGAGGTCGTATATGGAATTAAAGAAACTGATGATATCGACGAACTAAAAGCAAATGTTGCTAAGCTAACAGAAGAAATGATGGAAGCTGCTAAAAATCTTCAGTTTGAAAGAGCTGCGGAATTAAGAGATAAACTAAAAGAATTAGAAGAAAAAATTGCTAAAAAAGAAAAATAG